CCAGAATGAAGAAACGAAAGAACCATTCGCCTGAGTTCAAAGCTAAGGTCGCGCTTGAAGCGATCCGCGAGGAGATGACGCTGGCGGAACTTTCCAAGAAATACGGCGTGCATCCGACCCAGATCGGCACTTGGAAGCGGGCAGCGATAGAGAACATGACGACAGCATTTACGCGCCGGGGTCCGGCCCCTGGGCAGGTCAGTGCCGTCGACGTGGACAAGCTGCATTCGAAGATCGGCCAGTTGGTGGTGGAACGGGATTTTTTAGCCGAAGCCTCGCATCAGTTGCTCGGGACGCGAGGCAAGAAATGGTGAGCCGGGATCATCCGTTAAGCCTTCGTAAACAGTGCGAACTGTTGCAGTTGTCGCGGTCACGGCTTTACTATCGGCCCGTTGGCGAAAGCGCCGAGAACCTGCGGTTCATGGAAATCATCGACAAGCAATTTCTGGAAACGCCTTGGTACGGATCGCGTCAGATGGCCCGTTTTATGAAGCGTAACAATCATCGCTGTGGCCGACACCGCGTCCGGCGTTTGATGCGGCTTATGCGGTTGGTGCCAATCTACCAGGAACCCAATACCAGCAAGAAGCATCCACAGCATAGGATTTGGCCATACCTGCTGCGCAATATGGTGATTGATCGTCCCAACCAAGTCTGGTGCGCAGATATTACCTACATACCGATGCGGCGCGGGTTCTTATACCTTGTGGCCATCATGGATTGGTACAGCCGCAAGGTTTTGTCCTGGCGGCTGTCGAACAGCATGGATGCGAACTTTTGCGTCGAGGCTTTGAAAGAGGCCATTACCAAGTACGGTACGCCGGAAATCTTCAACAGCGATCAAGGCAGTCAGTTCACCAGCGGTGCGTGGATCGACGTGCTGACAGACGCAAAGATCAAGATCAGCATGGACGGGAAAGGCGCTTGGCGCGACAATCGCATGATCGAACGGCTGTGGAGGTCGTTGAAATACGAGTGCGTCTATCTGAACGCCTTTGAAACGGGATCAGAAATGCGGACTGGGATCGGCAAATGGCAGACCTATTACAACTCCGAGCGCCCGCATTCGACCCACGGCATATTGACCCCCAACGAGGCCTATGAAAGCAAAACAGAACCGATGAGAATGGCAGCCTAAATGAAACCCTGATCCACCTTAAAAAGGCTGCAAACTGGTCGAAAAAGCAGGACCACCTCTTATTTCGGTTCATTTCAGCTCTAGGCATTGCACTGTTTCTCACGACGTTCGCCAACGCGGAGACTATCGCACCTCGTGAGGCCGCTCAGAATATCGGAAGTTACGAAACGGTTGAAGGAGTGGTTTCTCAAGTGTCAAAAAGCCGTGGCGGGACGACCTTCATCAACTTCGGCGGACGATTTCCCAATCATGTGTTCTATGCGGTCATTTTCAAGAAATACGCGCATAAGTTCCAAAGCTTGGACAGATTGGTCGGGAAATCCGTAGCCATTAGTGGAACGATCGACCTCTACAAAGGCAAGCCCCAGATCATATTGTTTTCACCAGACCAGATCGTGCAACGA
This genomic stretch from Phaeobacter gallaeciensis harbors:
- a CDS encoding IS3 family transposase (programmed frameshift), giving the protein MKKRKNHSPEFKAKVALEAIREEMTLAELSKKYGVHPTQIGTWKRAAIENMTTAFTRRGPAPGQVSAVDVDKLHSKIGQLVVERGFFSRSLASVARDARQEMVSRDHPLSLRKQCELLQLSRSRLYYRPVGESAENLRFMEIIDKQFLETPWYGSRQMARFMKRNNHRCGRHRVRRLMRLMRLVPIYQEPNTSKKHPQHRIWPYLLRNMVIDRPNQVWCADITYIPMRRGFLYLVAIMDWYSRKVLSWRLSNSMDANFCVEALKEAITKYGTPEIFNSDQGSQFTSGAWIDVLTDAKIKISMDGKGAWRDNRMIERLWRSLKYECVYLNAFETGSEMRTGIGKWQTYYNSERPHSTHGILTPNEAYESKTEPMRMAA